The Rhododendron vialii isolate Sample 1 chromosome 8a, ASM3025357v1 genome has a window encoding:
- the LOC131298732 gene encoding uncharacterized protein LOC131298732 → MQDPIAIPASFPSGEKPADDTTSVTKSGQSVYISVYKTKIADQSRSITITWCKNLLLHGLSVSLQGPNGEPHYNTCKIELKPWCFWRKQGAKRFTVDGKQVEVFWDLKSAKFNGETEPCSEYYVAVVCDEEVVLLIGDLKKDAYRKTGCRPALIDPIMVSRREHVFGKRKFSTRIRFRDKGRFYGISIECKNVGGLSTDEGGDPEMDIKIDGGVVIQVKHLQWKFRGNEYVYVNKVRVEVYWDVHDWLFSPGLRHALFIFKPNLLSNCSPSSSAISSLASTPLSSQTGSSGSVGDGFNGSGSSSSSSESSEFCLFLYAWKVE, encoded by the coding sequence ATGCAAGACCCAATAGCAATCCCTGCTTCTTTCCCGTCAGGTGAAAAACCAGCCGATGACACAACCTCAGTGACAAAATCAGGCCAGAGCGTATACATCTCCGTCTACAAGACCAAAATAGCCGATCAGAGCCGTTCGATCACCATCACATGGTGCAAGAACCTCCTGCTCCACGGCCTCTCTGTTTCACTACAAGGCCCCAACGGCGAGCCCCACTACAACACCTGCAAAATCGAGCTCAAACCCTGGTGCTTCTGGCGAAAACAAGGCGCCAAACGGTTTACCGTCGATGGAAAGCAAGTCGAAGTCTTCTGGGACCTCAAGTCGGCGAAATTCAACGGCGAGACGGAGCCGTGTTCGGAGTACTACGTCGCCGTTGTTTGTGATGAGGAGGTGGTTCTGCTCATCGGGGACTTGAAGAAAGACGCGTATCGGAAGACCGGGTGTCGCCCGGCTTTGATCGATCCGATCATGGTCTCGAGGAGAGAGCATGTTTTTGGGAAGAGGAAGTTTTCGACAAGGATAAGGTTTCGTGACAAAGGCAGGTTTTATGGGATCTCAATTGAGTGCAAGAATGTTGGGGGCTTGAGTACTGATGAAGGGGGTGATCCTGAAATGGATATTAAGATTGACGGGGGAGTGGTGATTCAAGTCAAGCACTTGCAATGGAAATTCAGAGGTAATGAGTATGTTTATGTGAACAAGGTGAGGGTGGAAGTGTATTGGGATGTTCATGATTGGCTTTTTAGTCCTGGTTTGAGGCATGCCTTGTTTATTTTCAAACCTAATCTGTTGTCCAATTGTTCTCCGTCGTCGTCGGCGATTTCGTCGCTGGCGTCGACGCCGTTGTCGTCTCAGACGGGCAGTTCTGGGTCTG